aaaagatgaaaatCGATAAATATTCGgctatgaaaatattaatagaaTGCTTAggaaagaataaaaatgatgaatcAACTGCCAAAGAAATAATGTCAGTATTAGTTAAATTGTGCAATAGTAGTGATAAGCCTCATTTTAAAGAATTAGGTGCTATTGATATAATTTCTGATGTTACTATGATACATggtaaaaatgaagaaatatCTAAATTGGGTGGTACATTGTTTTCATATATGGGTGCAGATGAGCAAGTAAAGAAATTAatgaaattaatattaagcGTTAAAGATAGTGATGCTGATGCAGttcaaaaaattgataacTTGACTGGAAAAttagaattatttttaagagCTCCATTAGAAAATCCTTCAGATGCGTTACAATATACAGAAGCTACACTGCAGCAATTAAATGCATATTTGGCTTctaatttagaaaatgttTCTTTACAAACAAATATTGCATTAGTTAATAAAAGGTTAGTAGACCGTGTAAAGTATGAGTTTGAAGATCAATTAGGTGCCTGGGCCGTTGCATCTGCTGGAATATTAAATCAATATACAGATATGATTAGTAATAAGGTGGGATTAAAGCATGATAAAGTAGTAGCACCTATTTATTCGGTATTAGCAGGGTGTTATATTAATCCTTATACAAAACAATTGATAGCAGATAATTTGTCCTCAATATTAGTTAATACCTACGAATTATTAGaagacaataaaaataagccATCTGTTGTACAAAGtgtttttgaattattagaGCAAATAGCTTCTGATGAAGAAGGCTCTAAATTGCTGCATAAGAAATGGAATGGTTCCAAAGGAAATATAGTAGACCAAACATTATctattatgaatattaatAAGTCAAATGATGCTGTATTTATAGCTGGTACTAGATTAATGGGAGCATTAGCAGAAACAGCAAATACATCTGGATATATTAACGATATGAATATTCCTCGTATAGTTGAATCATGTGAGTTATTAGTTAATGTTGGGTCAAGTAAAGATCGAGTATTAGAGTTTATAAGTTTAATCGACAAAATGGTATTAGCTAATTTATTAGATGAAAGAACAGCATCAGatgcattaaaaaaaattagtagCTTAATATCTGAAGAACATTTATCTAATTATCCCGAACAAGATAGAGCAACCATCATAAAGGCATATGCTAACTTATTAAAAGATTCTGCAGCTACTGGATTATTTGCACATATCCGACAAGCAAACAAATTAGAagcaataaataatttagaaaagCTAATGgaatatgaacaaaaagAAGACGTGAAAGTGGCAATTTTAGAAGCAATAACTGAAATATCTGCATGTGACGCATTTACAGCTTCTAAATTATTAGTATCATTATTACCATcggttttaaaaaatgattatcaagatatattaaataataaaaatatatcagattcatttttacaaatgCTAGAAAGAATATTACAAACAGAAGGCATTGGAAGGCAATTATCTACAAACAATGAATTGTATAAAGTATTAAGTGAATTAGAAGAAACGCTTGAAAAGAAAAGAGAAGAACTCGGTGATgaatttgttaataatacaaaattaagaaTAGCTAATATACGCAATGCTATAGACGATGACAAACCAAAAGAGAAAACATGTAAAGATGTATTTGATACATTTacagaatataaaaacaaagaaaTGCCAATAAGTGTTCTTGAGGAACCTTCAATAGACGATGACATGAATTTTCTTTTAGACAAattaagaatatataacaaGGATAAATTATCACATAATACAGAAAGAGGAATAGATAATTCATATGGTTATATGGCAATAGAAATATTATGTGAAAGTCACGACAATATTCaagaattaattaaaaaagaattcCATACTAGTGCATTCCATGCTCTTGTTAAACAACCCGAAGAACATGTAAAACATTATGCATGCCGCTCTTTATGTGCCTTTACAAAAGATCCTATAGGCATAAAACGAGTGATTACTGATGTGAAAGATTATCCTAATATAATAAGTAAATCTGTTGGAGATTTGACTGCAAATAATGCATTGGGAAAAGAAGATAAAGAAGAATTCTTAATAAATCGTGTATTATTAATTGACAGAACTGCCCATAATCGAAATGTATATGACAATACTAATGCGATTCGTCATTTAATTGAAATATGGAATCAATATGATCAGGGTTATTATTCCGTTTCATTACTACGTCACGTTTTTCGTGCTATGAGAAAAGTTGTTTCAGATTTCCATGTTCAAACATTATTAGatgcaaatatattagttcgtttaattaatattataaatagttTAGAAACggacaaaatattatatccaGATGTCTTGTTTTTAATTGGAAGTTTAGCTATTGTTAAGGAAATAAAGACACAAATTGGAGAATTAAAGGGTATTCATGCATgtgtttctttattattaagaTATATAAGTGTAGAAGGTATGGAACCAACTATAACAAATTGTTGTTTAGCATTAGCTAATATGTGTATTGATCATAAAGAAAATAGCagtatattttcttctttaaaAGGCCCAGATATTAATGTTAGAATCTTAAAAGAATATAGATCGAATTTCGATGTAGTAAATGGTGCATCTGTTTTACtttgtaatatattatttcgaAATGAGGAAATGAAGAAGACATATGGTGTTAATGGTGCGCCAGGCGAATTAGTAGAATGCCTAAGAAGTTACGATGGTAGTGATAATAAGAATGCTGTTAGATGCATTGAAAGTATATTTAAAGCAATATCTaatttatctttatataCTGCAAATATAAAGCAATTTTTAGATACACAAATAGAAGTTTCTTATGAATCATGGCTtaacaaattaaatgaatCATTTCCAGATGCAGAATTAGAAACAGGTTTACGTACATTATCTAATTTAGTTAtggaaaatgaagaaataaatatgaaaaaattcgGAGTCACATTAATACCTGTATTAAATgtattaaaacaaaatagaGAAAACACAAAggtcatatttttcttattagATATTTTATGTTCTTTATGCCGACTTAATGACAatgcaaaattatttgcaGAAAATGGTGGTATAGAAACAACAATTAATGCAATACAATTATATGATTATGATGTTAGTTTATTAACACTAgctattcatttattaagtAATCAATGTAAAATAGAATCAAGTTTAccattattaattaaagcAGATGCATTTAGTATATTAATTAGTTGTATGGAAGCAGAAACCGAAGAATTTGAAGTAACAGAATTAGTAGTATCATCATTAAGGTGCACACGACGTTTAATACAATCAGAAGAGTTAGCATATGAATTCTGTAATTGCGGTGGTATACCTACTATAGCAAATTTGATAACTAAATCtgttaaaaaatcaatTGTAATTTTAGAAGCATTAcgtatattattatgtgtattatattatacaaaaaatgtcGATGGTGTAGTTAATGAATATTctgaagaagaagaagaattatttaatgcTAGATTAGGTGGATGGTATAATATAAGTATGGATAAAGAAATGATAGATGCAATATTACAATCTGTTTTAACATGCtcaaatgatgaaaatcaTCAAAAGCAATTGAGATTACAAAAAGTATCTCTTGGTTTAATAGCTTATTTTGCATATCATAGATTAGGTATTATTTCTATGACAGCATCTGGTTTTGATACCCTGGctaaaaacaatttaaatcattttgGTGGTGATATAGTAATTATGCAATTGCTGTCTATATGTATAGATAACATTGCGATAAATTCAGCAGAAATTTACGATATGACAATTACGAgagatattataaaatcgTTTAAAACATCTTTAACTAAaatgcaaaataaaaaagaaaataagcAAATTATACAAAGCGTTGAAAAAACATTAGAAGCAATGAGTTCAGAAGGAGATCCTTTAGATACATTTAAAGATACTTTATTAACTTTTGATTTTAGTTTATCAGAATTTGATAAAGATCCATATGTTAATGGTGTACATGATTTACctcaaaatattaaagaagCTTTGAGAACTGGTGgtcaatataaaatataccaTAAAAGTGAGAAAAGAACAATGTTCAAATGGAAAGCTAGCCAAGATTTAGGAACCTTAGAATGGACAATAGGAGATAATGCAGATcgtatatttaaaatatcagTAGTGCGtattaaaaacatatcCAAAGGATTAGTGCATCCTTTGTTGAAAGCGgctaataaatatgagcCTAGAAAAGTCCATTCAAAAGTAGTATTATGCATTTATGGCCCCCCTACTGAAGATTTTCCAGAGGGTCTAGAGTTGCCAatcaaaacaaaaacaaacaAAGAAAGAGATGCCTTCGCTGATCTATTAATTCTTTGGCGTGATGCTGCTAGTTATAACTATTAATcgtatgaaaaataatatttatacatgcATGGCGTTCAAGGAGGAAATTATCCCTCATATCAAAAACGgccatatgtatatatatgtttgtgTATTGTTTCTTTTGAAGCATCGCAAACATTTATAAAGCATGATTAcaattgaatttttttaaatccaATATGTACCTATGTTGCTTGAGGAATGTAgttactttttatatatgtgcttatttatttttttcctattgtattttttccgCTTTCACAAGCAAGTGAAACAacgttttaaaaatagtgtAAGAACccttttatcattttattcaattatttaaccttattaaaagaaagaaCACTTATATGTATAGCACATGTTCAAAGTGTGAACTCTGGTTTTGATGGCATAATtgcaattaaaaaattgacgatgatttttttttaaaagctTAAAGTGTTATcaatgaaaattaaaatttcgTTGCATTTGATATAcatgcataaatatatgtatgtatgtatGTCATTGTTTTGAGGCACGCTAAAAAGGTACTTTTAGTAAACACTCATATACagtaaaataatgtaattgTACATATAGACATAGTCAttaatttatctttttaatgaaattactcaaaaaaatgagagaaaaaatatgtgtacattataataatgatattcGCTAAAAATAAGAGCCATATAGGAATCCCTAAGTTTAGTCTTTATTGTCCATATCATCATCCATTTTAGGTGCtaagaaaaatttaatgaatCCAACTTTTAAAGCATCGGAATCTGGAGATgtatcttttatttcatatttaaattcaaTTGGTCGGCTGTCACTTAAGCCTAAGATAACTACATCCGATAGGATAGAAGATTTGGAAAATAAGTTTAAGTATTTTATAGCAAAAGattgtttaattttttttttggatttAATTGTAACACCAACGTCATCTTCACTTGTTGATTCTCTTGGCTTTAATGCAACTTCTGCATCTCCTACTAAACCCTTTGTCGTAAATTTAATGCTATTTGAATCGATTTCAATAAATACTGTATCTGAAAACTCTGATAAGTTCCTAAAAATGTTAGTTAGTTCTTTACTGCTTAATTCAACTTCTGCATCAAATCCTTCATCACAATCTGGAATGTTTAATGAATCAAGTTCAATGgacattaattttaatgaaaagTTAGTTACTTTatcttctttattattttcaaatacaaaattaagGTTGTCTTCATCATCTTTGCTGGAAATAACTACAGATTCGTTAATACCACACAATTTGAAAACTTTATTTAGTGAAGCAATATTGACACCTAAAACTCTCTCACGATCACATCTGTAGTGAGAAAAGCCAGAATCCACTAAATGCAAACTAACCAAAGATACATGGTTTCCATCTAATGCTTGTAATTTTAATCCATTTTCATCGGCGTCAATATTTGCATCATTCACTAAATCCTTGATACATtcgaataatttttttaaaatagatgcgttatttaattttgccTCCAACATTTTTGCTTATTGTAGATTGAATACAGTTATAGCTTTAATATTAAcgataattttattttattaaatacgtatatttattatatatacttatgaGCATATATGTACCTATATTAACAATAACACACccttcatatatttatgtttacactttttatttattggattattttttaatagtatGTTTTCTCTTATTTTAATtggtattatattttatttacttattatttaaatataatattatattaatttattagggtgtaaaatatttttattatgttccttttaatattgtaataactttttttaaaaggttagcgttattattataaatgaatttatttaagttatatgattttttgaagtaaaataaataaaataaaaagaaagcaTATGTGCAAGAATAAAATAGGACTCAATTATCACATAATCGCCATGGgaacgaaaaaaaacgatttttttaaattaatttcttaaagtattaaaaatgttttaatgTGTaactaaataatatatattttttataatgtgAACTTATTTTATACCTTTGTATGGTTTACGCACTTCAATATCTATTAACAATTTCACTGAGGGAACATAGTTATGTGTATTTTAAGTCcattcaaaaatattagaacacctattaaaattttgaataaaaaatgccgTAAAAGAGAAAGAATGAGAGAAAAATAACGACGAAAGCAATGTGCtttcaatattataattgctttttatttattttgcgtaaatattattgttaaaaaGCCTAGtgaaattttcatttatagcATGCCATAGATGCTATGTGCAcatcatatttatgaataattataGTGTACTTATTATGCTTATCCCATTagtgtttatatttttttctggCTTTTCCTCTCAATGCTATTTTAGTATAAGCTATTTCAGATGcatataagaaaaattaataaacagtgatatataaatgtatttacCATGCTAATAGcactatatttattttatttttcagatttgtgtataaatatgtacatgTGTTTATAAATGTGCTTAATTGTTTTaggataatatataaaaggtACTACTCGATTATATTGTAATCCctttatgtatttatttatattttttgaaaaataagaaataaaacacattttcattaaatcAACAAAAAGATAagagaatatttttataaaaccctttttccattttgttAAGCttcttatatttgtaaaacaGTCACCTTGAAGCATAACATAAAgttcttaaaaaaattaaataaacaaatgaCTATATGCATACGATTAACCTTCATGTTTCTATATTCATGgatttttccttttatcCGTTGTAATCgttttagaaaaatatgaaccaCAACTCAGtgtgaattaaaaaagtacaTGCTACTACACATGGATATTCACATATAGAATTTTTCACATCATTATTCAACAAAagaaagaataaaatatgatttgaaaagtatatagtggtaattatataactatatatatggttATATACACATGTGTGTACTCTTAAGACCGAATTAATTGTGATGGTATGatcttattaaaaaaatgcaggacttttttttcatttttctcataaatttgaaaaacgatagtgtgttttttttaatttgcttttgaattaaagaaaaaggcAATCACATATAGCACATGTTTCTTGgcttattaatataatacaatGTGCATGTTGGTGTACCTGtttgtaaattttgttcatataataatgatgtgACTCAATTAGCATACAAGTGAGAATTATGATTAAATATAGGAAATCGCAAAAGTAGAATATAAGTAtgcataattttaataatactgAAAGATGAATGCAATTGGGCATTTAAATGTCCTATTGTTGacaattcatttattttacaataaGGGGGCgagaatataattatttgtttcccctctgtttttttcttttaaataatagcaACTACCTTTCCAAATATTGCTttaaatgtataataaacaaatacgTGTGAACATGTTGAAATACTTCTCATTTAAtaagttttaaaaataaaaaacaatataaaatattagattaagatgaaaatataaacaccTTTTAAATGGCCTAATGGTGTAACATGGTGTGTGTTATACTCtcactttttattaaatcatAACCATATTTTACTGTTTATTGTAtagtatatacatttttgttagctaaaataattgttccttttcaaaattatggGTGCATTtgtatcttttattttattataaaggAAAATTATACAGGATTAAcagtaataatattttattattgctaaatatatttatataataaggCCAAAagattatatatgtaatatgggaaatataaagaaaaaaaaggaacaataaaaaatatgttaccgtaaaaaaaacataatactacaataaaaaaaagtaaaacacagagtataaataataagaacAAAGTAAAAGCGCAATAAACaccaaaatattaaaatcatAATATCATAATTACGTAATATTTTACCCTTTGAATATTTAGCATGTATGATcattgatttattttattattatattttttgttaatttaattaagtgtaaaattttattcctATAActgatataatatatgcataaaaaaaaaaatatattttttttttttttgctaacatatttttatttcgataaataatattgtgtgtaaaaaaaaaaaaaatgataaaatatgaaacaATTAAcggaaaattaaaataaacatataattatgatttATTTAGTAATAAATGctatataaaagaataaatttgtatataaaaatatttgaaaatatgcaaattaGCTAAAAAAaggcatatatatattattttcgaatgttttaaaaaagtaaaaaatattttcacgATAATTAAAATCAGGGcacaataatattatatatgtaaatatgttataaataCGATGGTGGTATCACgaagtaaaataaaatatttgttcaCAAATGCAACATTACAATCATATTACCCAACATCTGAAATGTTTAAAGTCCCGCATGCTGGAAAGGCCCCAAGAATTTATAATGGCTTAGATCCAAGAAAAGTTCATGACTACCCATGGATCAATATGTTTAAAACACGAACAAAAAAGGAAACAGGATATCAGCATGGGAATTGGAGTGGTCCATCTATTCATTCCATGACACTAGATGAATTAGTTacttattataataataaagattaTAAGAAgcattttacatatatgcaATTATTTAAAGCGGGATGGGGTCAAtttcaatttttgtttcttttaGTTGGCTCATTAGTAGCTACTGTTTTACCAATATTTGCATTTACTTTGTATTTGCAAAAATTTGAGCCTTTAGAAGTTACTATAGATCCTGAGGAATATTACAAGCATTTTTATTGGCATTATTATGGTGGAGAAATTGATCATCATGCTTTTTCACAATATCTTGAAGCTAGAAGAGCAGCTAGATATAGAAATGCAGATATCAATCCTATTGATTGGATACCTCCTGAGTATagaaataaagaataaCCATATATTCAagacaataataattaatttttttgtgtaaaatcgtgtaaaaatataatatttatatatgttttttttcatggaaatgcattttatggtatatattatttatatctactttatatgtatattagaAATTGTTGTGTATGTTTAAATAACACAATTGGAAAATGTAAACATACATTATAATGCATaggtataaataatataaatgcatCAGAAATATGAGAGAACAAAACATTAAATCCAAGCACATGTGTgtaatatgaacaaataaCATATATGCTGCTGATTGGAAACATAtgctttatatttatttaattaaaaaaatgcttatttaatatatacatttatatatgaacttaattttaaaaagtgttttttatattgagCCATCTagtgttattattatttgttttttttcgttttattaatgttattatgcaaatttgatatttttcaaCGACTAAagacattaaaaaatattacagtgtaaatataaatgttgaAAATTAACATTTTCAGCATGATATAAAGCAATAATGTTAGCTATTGCAACTATAAatgctttaaaaatatatctttcatattaaacataaaaaataattaaaacaaaattgtcTTGCGGAATTTGTTACCACAATCAATATTTACAATAACAAGTAAAATTGGGCATAAATTGCTatggtaaaaatatattagtaaAAATCCGagtgaaataatataaaggctataaaataatttcacATGGAGAAGCAGTATGTATATGCCCTTTGGGGGgctatattatattctttgcattatttaaaacttATGTGTTAATACTATTTACAATATCctcatatttattagaaTCTTCCCCCTTAATTTCAAATAAAGCATTTAcgttttttcttttgctaactaaaaaaaaataatggcaAGCAACCGATTATTTAGTTGTAATgttgaaaatttatatataagaactaatttattttacgaAACTTACTTTTACACCATCTATTTATGTTATCTCTTAGTATTCCTAATATAGCAATTGTCTTTGAGCATTCTTCATCACTCCTAAAGATGAACAATAAAGCAGTATGCCGATGTATGCATGTATTTGTACTTAGTATATGATTGTACAAAAACAAAGAATCTCACAtaggaaatattttttaaaacattttgtattataaaCAAGTTAATAATTACTCTAAAAGATGCATATTTTGAATTGCATCTCTAAAAGCTTGCGCGGCCATTTCTATGGGATCATTTATCTGGGTATCCATGTCTTTATGTAGAACTAaggaaaattttttaaaaatatatataataatatttcgtAATGCTTAGCTTCatagaatatttttatatgtctatattttatatattaaccTGTTAAGCTAACTAAAAGTTCTAATAATCGTGGATTGGAAGGAGGTAGATTCATTTTGTTAGCATATTTTAGGGAGTATGAATATGCCTGCAAGCTTCTTTCCTGTACTCTCTTCTTGTCTTCAGTGCTAAAGGTATCAGTACTATATCTCATTATATCTCCAAGTAAGTGCCAATAGaacattaatattttctacacattgaaaaaaagaaattaaaaatcaCATAACAAGTgtataacatatatattttataattttgccCAATAAATgcacaatatattttatttttacttctacatatttattggaataaaaagaataatgcataaatgtgaataaaaaataaatttacttCATCTACTGTTTTAGGAAtgcattttgttttaatgaCAACATAGGCATCTCTTTCAATTGTTcttatatctttatttatctTTAATTTAAGCAGCTCgccacattttttttcttcttcactggattcttcattttttattacgtTTTCCAGCGTTGTTTTTTCCTTTCTCTTAACATTTAAGGCATTTTTGAATGAAGTGCcctaataaaattaaaataacgAAACaagttaatataaaaacaatttaataacatttgaaaaatgttCATTAtgccattattatttaacgAACAAGCCTActaatgtatatttatgaataaaattttatatgggTATATTGTGGTGTTTATTTTGTAGTTCAGTTTATAATCATGAATAATTTAggaaacaaatatatttatgattgCTTACCATTAACATAGACTCtgcataatttaaattgtaaTTTTCCACATTAACTGATTTGGTTAACGAAATAATCTCTGTATTCAAGtgtagaaataaataagtgTATCATTTAATCGTTCAACATGGCacatgtaaaataaaatatgtgtgtagcatatatacataaactTATATTTTACCGTCGTAAAATCCAATTTggtttaatatttttaggtaatatataaactCTTCCTTGTTAGAAATTATAATGTCATTATCATTAATTGACTTCATTATTCCTGTTGtggtataatattttttatatacacattttttgttgTCTTTAATTGTCTATTTTTAgcatttactttttttcattaaatggTACTGTGCTTATActttaattatttgtatttttttaatttacttaaaaataattaaataaaatagtcATATTAAgcgaattttttaatagcaT
This genomic interval from Plasmodium chabaudi chabaudi strain AS genome assembly, chromosome: 11 contains the following:
- a CDS encoding 14-3-3 protein, putative, with translation MKSINDNDIIISNKEEFIYYLKILNQIGFYDEIISLTKSVNVENYNLNYAESMLMGTSFKNALNVKRKEKTTLENVIKNEESSEEEKKCGELLKLKINKDIRTIERDAYVVIKTKCIPKTVDEKILMFYWHLLGDIMRYSTDTFSTEDKKRVQERSLQAYSYSLKYANKMNLPPSNPRLLELLVSLTVLHKDMDTQINDPIEMAAQAFRDAIQNMHLLESDEECSKTIAILGILRDNINRWCKISKRKNVNALFEIKGEDSNKYEDIVNSINT
- a CDS encoding cytochrome c oxidase subunit ApiCOX24, putative, giving the protein MVVSRSKIKYLFTNATLQSYYPTSEMFKVPHAGKAPRIYNGLDPRKVHDYPWINMFKTRTKKETGYQHGNWSGPSIHSMTLDELVTYYNNKDYKKHFTYMQLFKAGWGQFQFLFLLVGSLVATVLPIFAFTLYLQKFEPLEVTIDPEEYYKHFYWHYYGGEIDHHAFSQYLEARRAARYRNADINPIDWIPPEYRNKE
- a CDS encoding glideosome-associated connector, putative: MPRIQVRLGCDPGVSTAVSSIVQHQNFKRMLMFGLRSLSDFCNPNSKAYKENAYDALNRDAIPSINKAVSNYKDDDDILYCASRVLFAMSDYCCSEKDNAALNKLVNDGGVNAITEIIKTIPKDQDTLKNCMLFIQNMKDMSGQVDGELSVALLNVLTSDTYNAKLGSAIVSALFVVSKSPSGSKALNDENAHHKLIDHCLSIQNINDETAEVIEGVFDIIKNLSSNGYVVPTIIEKSVVILDKFKSYPRVVSKGSDTMKSAVGPEQLTNCLNILKKEQRGSKEHDSALELLSSLSYISSITDKIVQSGGIPVLIELINSGLQQYDSNPDKIGRLVAGASRMLGRISNNPSHAGVVYDYGGIATLCTALSYFPNDADCVSAISIALIPFVSRSNYANEINNYLLFASLFPILYASVESIDLAKASMSCVAAASMINEFHEQMVNNQVIEILSTCIQYHLTDIDYLSNVFSVYFRLSDYIKTIEPINQYGGIIGIANALSAVSVDSSISETGLKLLNKMLTASDALTYLSNPQIVDSVLTVMLENENKEVIIQEGTKIMENLATESDCQRHISNLESIINLAQSNPDCAYKTLAAISGLSRIQSLKLMLESKGADSSIYNGMKTWIESPKFNEQTKLIKAALKTIKILKLNVLNKVHEVIESIVELMCIAQVKRLAEGEGPDDNILITSAECINYLTEVNKISTKEIVESSLESIFKMMKKYSESRLTQTNLLSAINNILLSSNMVCAEVLVNKGYVKQIVTYIHKVPMYVDVQIIGFSVLANMLKINSDSLDAIKKANTLIPLQNALRTHVKNMKLKTTCAPLLAVLMPLDTLTREIEDLLNLCNKCIQGNNLSQLHANLVSLNELLLTAESSKISARCNIGQTLNNIVEWLKNNPDAYKNDNVKDYSITGRSLFDATISEVAHMCTNISQSRIGLVHLTKSNMASSLIQLYNLLKIPGDEYTEEAVANILEALSFLLKHDIVNADLAIELGLIEKLCSGINHFSESDIVIKSTFSCLACMCTNEKRINQLITHPEYDKLISVIVNLVGNSEKNKDSRMNAIKALHELLKTEKEEIAIDISSKTPIVDNLFKIMGEYQMDLPIIQNSSKCLATIADHATIEEKMKIDKYSAMKILIECLGKNKNDESTAKEIMSVLVKLCNSSDKPHFKELGAIDIISDVTMIHGKNEEISKLGGTLFSYMGADEQVKKLMKLILSVKDSDADAVQKIDNLTGKLELFLRAPLENPSDALQYTEATLQQLNAYLASNLENVSLQTNIALVNKRLVDRVKYEFEDQLGAWAVASAGILNQYTDMISNKVGLKHDKVVAPIYSVLAGCYINPYTKQLIADNLSSILVNTYELLEDNKNKPSVVQSVFELLEQIASDEEGSKLLHKKWNGSKGNIVDQTLSIMNINKSNDAVFIAGTRLMGALAETANTSGYINDMNIPRIVESCELLVNVGSSKDRVLEFISLIDKMVLANLLDERTASDALKKISSLISEEHLSNYPEQDRATIIKAYANLLKDSAATGLFAHIRQANKLEAINNLEKLMEYEQKEDVKVAILEAITEISACDAFTASKLLVSLLPSVLKNDYQDILNNKNISDSFLQMLERILQTEGIGRQLSTNNELYKVLSELEETLEKKREELGDEFVNNTKLRIANIRNAIDDDKPKEKTCKDVFDTFTEYKNKEMPISVLEEPSIDDDMNFLLDKLRIYNKDKLSHNTERGIDNSYGYMAIEILCESHDNIQELIKKEFHTSAFHALVKQPEEHVKHYACRSLCAFTKDPIGIKRVITDVKDYPNIISKSVGDLTANNALGKEDKEEFLINRVLLIDRTAHNRNVYDNTNAIRHLIEIWNQYDQGYYSVSLLRHVFRAMRKVVSDFHVQTLLDANILVRLINIINSLETDKILYPDVLFLIGSLAIVKEIKTQIGELKGIHACVSLLLRYISVEGMEPTITNCCLALANMCIDHKENSSIFSSLKGPDINVRILKEYRSNFDVVNGASVLLCNILFRNEEMKKTYGVNGAPGELVECLRSYDGSDNKNAVRCIESIFKAISNLSLYTANIKQFLDTQIEVSYESWLNKLNESFPDAELETGLRTLSNLVMENEEINMKKFGVTLIPVLNVLKQNRENTKVIFFLLDILCSLCRLNDNAKLFAENGGIETTINAIQLYDYDVSLLTLAIHLLSNQCKIESSLPLLIKADAFSILISCMEAETEEFEVTELVVSSLRCTRRLIQSEELAYEFCNCGGIPTIANLITKSVKKSIVILEALRILLCVLYYTKNVDGVVNEYSEEEEELFNARLGGWYNISMDKEMIDAILQSVLTCSNDENHQKQLRLQKVSLGLIAYFAYHRLGIISMTASGFDTLAKNNLNHFGGDIVIMQLLSICIDNIAINSAEIYDMTITRDIIKSFKTSLTKMQNKKENKQIIQSVEKTLEAMSSEGDPLDTFKDTLLTFDFSLSEFDKDPYVNGVHDLPQNIKEALRTGGQYKIYHKSEKRTMFKWKASQDLGTLEWTIGDNADRIFKISVVRIKNISKGLVHPLLKAANKYEPRKVHSKVVLCIYGPPTEDFPEGLELPIKTKTNKERDAFADLLILWRDAASYNY
- a CDS encoding proliferating cell nuclear antigen 1, putative; this translates as MLEAKLNNASILKKLFECIKDLVNDANIDADENGLKLQALDGNHVSLVSLHLVDSGFSHYRCDRERVLGVNIASLNKVFKLCGINESVVISSKDDEDNLNFVFENNKEDKVTNFSLKLMSIELDSLNIPDCDEGFDAEVELSSKELTNIFRNLSEFSDTVFIEIDSNSIKFTTKGLVGDAEVALKPRESTSEDDVGVTIKSKKKIKQSFAIKYLNLFSKSSILSDVVILGLSDSRPIEFKYEIKDTSPDSDALKVGFIKFFLAPKMDDDMDNKD